TGCCAATGAGAGAGAATTTATACCCCTCGGGAGAGGGTGGACCGGGGCTTGGAACCGGCGGCGGGTGGGGTCTGAGCCCACACCTGGGGCCGGTTATTGGGAAAACGAAAGGGCTGAGACGAGGTAGGGTGGTATTTCTCGTACTGCTAGGAGAGTTACTGGGGGGCTCGGATCAGTTTGCTGTGTTTCGGTGGGGAATATCAACCCACTGCCCGCCCCTCTGTGTGCGGGGCGCCGTATGATGCAGCCGGAGTGTGGGAATGTAAAGCTCTGTTCCCGCAACTGGGATTCGAACCCGCTATGTATCTCTTATGGAACCACTGCTTTGTCCGCTCGGCCACGGCAGCtgccccgcgcccggcccccCGCGCTGCCTCCGCGGGGTCCGGGGCCGGTTCGGGGCTTCACCGACCCCCACACGGGCCCCGCCAGCTCCCGGGGGCCAAGGGGTGCTGTGCGGAGATCTCATCCCCACCTCGCCGTGGCGTCTCTGAGCTGCGCCGGGAGGTGCGGGAGATGGAgggggcggggagcggggcctCGCTCTGGGGACTGTTCAAACCGGGTGGTCCCGGAAATCCCGAACCGGATCCCCCATCCACACTTACGGCAGCCGCACGCCCGCCTGGCCAGCAGAGAGTTAAGTGACGGCACCCGGAGAACGTCGGCGCGTAGCCCCAGTGGCCTAATGGATAAGGCACTGGCCTCCTAAGCCAGGGATTGTGGGTTCGAGTCCCATCTGGGGTGACTCTTTTCGCGGCCGAGGCTCCGGCTCTCCCCCGGAAGCTCCGCATCCTTCGGTTCTCCGCGGGGGGGACGCGATGCGCCCTTCCCGCAGCCCGGCGCTGCTTCCCCGCTCTCcgtccagcccctcctggcgACAGTCCGACAATTTTCGTGGTGTTAAACCAGCCGCGACCTCGCGCTCTGCTTTTAATCCCCGaaattcccagctcctccacgCCCCGGGGCCACGTGCTCGTCCACGGTTTTACGCCTTTGCTTGAACCGAAATTCTTCAAATCGGAGGGAAAGGAGCCCCGAGCAGCGGGCGATCCTCGCTGCAAGGtctcctggggatggggaggctCGGCTGAGCCTGGTGCTGTCCTGGATGGCGATGGTGGGAGGACGTTCAGTGTCACAAAAACATCTGAGGCAGCGACATCCCTGTGTTTGTaaagggcagggcacagcacgGAGCTTCAGACACCTGCACTGTGAGAGGGGCGCTGGCAGGGACCCCCTCCCATGCTCAGGGAAGAAGGGGAttcaccatccctgaagtgttcaaACCGTGTGTGGATGTGGtatttggggacatggtttgATGGTGAGCACGGCAGTACTGGATTGGATTTGATAAATCTTAGAGGTTCTTTCCACCCTGAATGATTCAGTGATTCCTTGCAGAAAAACTTGCAGTGGGGGAAAATGTGAGATGAGGTGAAGTGTGAAATGCTCCCggtgctgagcagcagtgcagagggcagggcagggctttcTGGCATGTCAGGATGCATTGGAGAGCTCCTGCACCCCCCCACCATTCCATTTTGGGGTGGATCTGGGCTTTGAATGCTGTTTTTGCAGATGGAAATATTCTGTCAGGGGGAGCTCAAAGCTCCATGTCCAAAGGcaatgcagcagagctgtgacagctCCGTGTGCCCCACATTAACCTTAGGGATGACTTCCCTCTCTTATTTGGGGTCTTCCTAAAACAGATCCACCTCTCCCCACCCCAGGTGGGACTCAAACCCACAATCCCTGACTTAGAAGGCCAGTGCCTTATCCTTTAGGCCACTGGGGCCCAGCCAAACATCAAAAAAGGgataattttgatttctttgagCCCCACAGTAATCCCACCTGGCAGTGGTGAACACATCACACCACAGAGCTTCATTCTCCTTAAACTGGGTCCACTAACAAGCCTGGAGGATTCATCCAAAGGATTTTGGTGTCCCACCTCAAAGACCAGAAGCCTCCTGCACTCACAGGGTGGGTTCTGTCTCCTACTGTTGAGATTTCTGCCAAATTCCTGATGTGGCTTTAGCTTAACTAAATTATGTACTTTGGTTAgataaaaatcaacaaaaggaataaagatgaaaggaaggaaatagaaggaaagaaacaggGGATACTCTAAGAgatggacttgatgatccttgaggtcttttccaaacttcaTGCTTTAAGATTCTATTTTCTACTTAGATGTGTTGTTGAGACTGCTTTTACTCTTCCCTTTCGTTCCCCAAAAATCTAGAGTAGCTTTGTGTTCAGCAGAAAAGGGTGCTCTGATGGAGCAAAGGCTGCTTGAAGAACacaaagaacatttaaaaacaggAGTGGCTGACAAAAATCAGAAGTTTTAGTTCCTCTCAAATGTGAACAATAGttattctgaaaaattattcaCAAGCCATCACAGTGTATCACTGGCTACAAAAGAAGATgttaaatatgtttatttacACTTTCAGGCTACTTTTATTCAATCCAGCTCACGAGTTTAGCATCATTAACAGCTGCCAACACCACTTCTTTAGGAAGATGGAATGCCAAGGGCTtggatctctgctgctctcactcGAAATCTgccttcctgctctgttttATAGTtgagtgtatttttttctgtcgTAGCCGTTCACGGTTCATTTTTTCCACCCTAAAGCAAAATCAAAAGATTCCTTAGTGTacaaagaaagcatttaaatgtTCAACTTTTGAGATCTGATGAACTGGCAAACATCCTCAGATAGAAAAAATCAGTCCCTGTTCTGGGACTGTTAAAATCTAAGCAGTTAAAATCTAATGGATCAGTGATACtccttaaaaaaggaaattaaaaggagTATGAccaaaattgtttaaaaatgctgcaaaCTAAATTGTGTAACGTGATAGCCTGAACCCaaataaagagcattttaatGAAGATACCTCTCTATGAGTTTCTGTGTTGTCTCCTTAGACACCACCCGGGGTTTCTCGATCGCCTCCGTGACCATGGCCCGGATTTTCTCCAGACAAATCGCCAGATTCCTCATCTGGTAGCGACTCTCCTCCGAGGTCACAATcaactcaccagcccggtttATCTTATTCCTGTGCTGAAGGGATGGGAAAACGTGTGTGAGCACTGAAACCTCGTTGGAACTGCCACGTTCTGACACTGAGACATTGAAACTGTGGTTGGAGGGGGAGGGTTGGTACCATCAGAGCCATTTTCTGCCTCACAGCTTCGGGAATCCAGTCGGCCGATGCCAGGTGGAACCGAACCTCTGCCTTGGAATTCACTGGGAGGAAAAACAGGGTCTTTGTTTCCATGTCACAGCCTGCCTTCCTCAGATCTGTGAGGTAATTCAGCCTGATCTCTGCTGGCTTTTCAACATGGGATGATTCCATGATGAATTTCCTGAAAGGTCACAATTCTTTTCTCGCTGTATTTTTACACACCACTCTACAAGACAAACTTGTACCTGTCGTGGTATTTGCCTTTCTAGACACCACAGAATTTATTGCCAGCCACTGCCTGCCTCATTTTTAATGGCAGAACAGGCAGTATTTTAAGTTTATTTGAATTAAGCTGAGAATTTATTGCAGAGTGAACTTTCAGAATCCAGTTGGCTCTGTTATATTTGATCTATGGATAGAGCTACAGTCCCTTGTGGCATCTGTAGCAGGAATGATCCCTGTTAAGTGTTCCTAGGAGCATCAAATGTGCTATTGCTGGTCTCCAGCACTCTGAAGACTCAGAAGTTGTGTGAAAATGCAGGGTGAtgacaatgaaaaataagtgtCCAGCAGCACGAAGACACCGTTTAACTTGAAGTTCTCAATATTTTGCCACATGGTACAGAAAAACAACGGAAAATGGTGATTTTTCCAAGGGAGAAGCTGTTCCTCACCTTTATTAACGTTCTGCCCGCCGGGGCCGCTGCTCCGGCTGTAGGACACGGTCAGGCGAGCTGGAagagaggggcaggggctgagccgGGACGGGGCCGAGCCGGGACGGGGCCGAGCTCGGGGCACGGACTCGGTGCCCGGGGCTCTGCCCGGCTCCCGGCACGGGTGTGCGGGGCGGGGGGCCTCACCCATGGGGATGTCGAGGGTGGgcggctgcagctcctcctgcaagAGACATCGGGGGCGGTGTCGCGGGGCCccgggggtctggggggatCCCAGGGGCCCTGCGGACCCTCGGCCGGCCCCGCCCACCACCGCAGGCCCCGCCCACCACCGCAGGCCACGCCCACTCCGCTCCGCCACGCTTCCACCAACGCCAAGGCAGCGCCAAAAGCCCCGCCCCCATTGTGACCCCGCCCACCAAATTGGCACCGCCCCTTTCAAAGACCCCACCCACCACATGAATTAAACACCGTCGGCCCGCTGTCAATCAACAACTAAACCCCGCCCAGACGCCGTCCCTCCTGTCTTCCTCTTTACCCCCCGCCCCTCTGACCGTCGTGCGGGCGGCCGTTCCGTCCTGCCGCGGAGGGTACAGCTTGTCCAGGCTGTGGGAGCTCCGGTACTCGGTGCCGGCAGCGGGCCGCTGCGAGAACCGGGCGCACAGCAGCGCCAGCCCCGGCCGCGGCCGACACAGGCCCCGCAGCGTGTGCGCCGCCATGTTGGCCGCCGTGGTGCTCTCCCGCCAGGCGTCCCCGCGGAAACGGCGGCCGCGCGCCGCGTTCCGGGGCGGGGCGGAGGGAGCAAGGGCGCGATTTACGGGGATAAAGGGGCTCTTTTGAGGCTGGGGCATGGAGCTTGAGCGTGTGGTGTCCGTGCTGGGGGTCTGTGGGGCGGGGAGGGGTCTGCAGCACTAATGGGGGTGCCAAGAGAGAGGGATGTGGGGCGTCCTGGGGCATCCGGGGCCTGTGGGGCGCCGCGGGCCGTGAGGGAGGtcagggtggctgtggggtcTGTGCGCCCCAGACCTGCGCGGTGGCCGGcgctgaaaatgaaaatgcatctAGCTTTCTAATGCTTTGTGTCGTTTTTGCGCCTGGAGTGCttcagttttcacatttttatccTCTCAAGAGCGCTAAAGGGTtacatgcaaacacacacatgtacatATACACAATTCTTTCTTTGAATGCTGACATAGCAGTGGGGGATGTAGGGTGCAGGGGAATGAAGCAGTTGTGGAAATCCTTcagtttttgttcttgttggagctgccaggctggcttGACAAGAAGGGTGTGCGTTCCAGAGGGGCAGGAATTGCTATTactggcagcaggaaaatgcataggcagggatgggctgtcATTTGCTCTGGTGTTTTGACAGGAGCTGACAATCTCGTATTTAAAACTGTGGATGAAGCCAAAATGGGTGTTCAGAAGCCGATGCAGTCTTTGTGACTGATCTGAGCTGAGTTCCATCCAGATAATGCATTTAAAGTCAGGGCACTCAGTCCTCTGGAGAGAGCAAGTCCTGGACATGGAtggttccctgccctggctgcagctgagcagctcagggccaCAGAGGGCTCCTCACTTTGCTTTAATTGAACTTCAGAATCCCGGAGTTCTGCTCCACTGCCCTTGTCCAAACTCAGCTGGAAACAAAAtgcttgaaggaaaaaacccagagctGTCAGAGGCAAACTGTGCCATCTGGTGACCTTAATTTCTAACAGGGAACAGGTAAATATTTGTGATTTGTAGCCAGAGGGATGGGTACAATACTCAAGGCAGGATGACTCATTTAGCAGCTGTTGTCAAACATGTCTGGTGGTTGTTGTGCAGGAACACCCTCCAAGGACAGTgcctcagaggggctgggaaaggagctggaagaTCACACAGGTGAGGCCAGGCCAATCTAAAAGTACATTTGTCTGGTTTTGCTTCATTCCCACACTGTGTTGGTCCACAGAACCTTGGTAAAAAGCTGGGTGATCTCTGCTTGGATGGTTGGAAACTGCTCTCCCTGTCAGGCAGGGCTTGGGATGGCAAGGTCTGACTTTGGTGTGAGCCAAGAGAGCCAAACCTTTGgcattcctgctggaaaaataaacagctttgtCACTGGTTCTGGCTGAGGaagccccctcagccccttgGTGGTCACTGGTGAGCAAAAGCTGTCAAGAGCCATCCCAGAAACctgagggaaaggctgaggagtCCAAGGATGCAGTCACTCCTTGGGTGAGTGAGGGTACAGGCTGTTGATGTGTGAGCAAAGTCCCTCAGGGCTTTGAGGGGCCTTCCAGAAGGTCTCAGTTGCTGTAAGAAAGGGAAGATGCTGAATCCTTCCTATAGGGAGCTCAAGCTCTGTAAATCCCTTGACTTTGTGCTTCAAGTGGCCCCTCCCTGTTTATAACAAGAGGTTATAACCCTTCTGAAACATTATTCCAGTGAGAAGCCAGGCCAGATCTGATGGAACTGCACGTGTCTAAATGCCAGCTTTCAAATTCAGCATGGAACCTGACAGTTGACAAGCTGTGCCCTTATTATCTTAATGCTGTGAGCTGAGTAATGTCACTGATTTTGccaaattctgaaattaagaATTATTTCCTGTGACATCATACTTTTCCTCATCCATTTTAATTGCATGCagcaattttcctttctgtcacGAACCATGGGGGTGTGCTGttaagcagctgctgctctctgttaCACCACTTTCTGGCAGAGTGGTTGCTCAGCACTCTCTTGTTCCCTCTCAGTGGAGTTGTGTAGCTTTCCTTGGTGTTCCAAGAGCAATTGGAAAAGTTTAGATCAAAGGTGGCACAAAAGGCCCGAAGATgcttattttctcctcctctgatCACGGAAAGCACCACTTAAGGCAGGAATCAAGTGATTCTGACTCACACAGTCAATCAGGACATGAATATAT
Above is a window of Camarhynchus parvulus chromosome 18, STF_HiC, whole genome shotgun sequence DNA encoding:
- the MRPL58 gene encoding peptidyl-tRNA hydrolase ICT1, mitochondrial, whose amino-acid sequence is MAAHTLRGLCRPRPGLALLCARFSQRPAAGTEYRSSHSLDKLYPPRQDGTAARTTEELQPPTLDIPMARLTVSYSRSSGPGGQNVNKVNSKAEVRFHLASADWIPEAVRQKMALMHRNKINRAGELIVTSEESRYQMRNLAICLEKIRAMVTEAIEKPRVVSKETTQKLIERVEKMNRERLRQKKIHSTIKQSRKADFE